In one window of Aphidius gifuensis isolate YNYX2018 linkage group LG4, ASM1490517v1, whole genome shotgun sequence DNA:
- the LOC122855561 gene encoding amphoterin-induced protein 2-like produces MMGYLSNILFCISLILTMTNGQETYGDCAPPCKCKWMDGKRGADCSKLNYTNIPNYLSSSVQVFDLADNQIKHLKEGAFYQVGLVNLHKLILRDCKIQDIDDNAFKELKIMIELDLSRNNIRELYPGTFNSTEKLRSLLLNNNYIKTLENNLFHNLLHLQTVDISNNNIDTIADKTFYNLPNFKAFKINSNNLTNLKISTFQHLENLYTLDLDGNPWNCNCHLKDFRDWAIARKLYTAPTTCDEPSYLHGKLWTEIPSDEFACHPHIIKVGPSKNIELVQGERITLWCNGDGIPKPQLTWSHHSKLITNSTTGLNYEKKYIINENNEWSNLTIISVDMNIDRGDYICIATNYGGTDEEKINLSIIGSPNGNRNTLLSYLPWYLGCGVIFLVFVLFLLAFVAWNCQKKRVRQDEKSIEVTSLENHGMGEQEKSLITAVNPVVKPPRRYDAPSSVTSHGTDMTEVNRTLLDNDSVFADGVGSVIGIVGGISEDEGEHACTPEAETISLAHGTNYRHYPPDLLAFSGGRGASPSSQSSMIPEQQMNIGSGTPTRLINHHIDFGSPVSGKYPASFKTLPHNKSSNLSYNTPGSSILPRQGYVTIPRRPRAPSWSSGPPTIGSPIDIIEPVYDNLGLRTTADGSSVLSLNKSPEPTYSMRMRPLPVTPTTTATPTTTNYNTIQRSTPNIICDNNIDRSAPEGAPEWSTKQEDLDIQTVSDTTSTLGRKVPPRPPPKPKKKNNKKVNNGPLYEDEGEDGTEV; encoded by the exons ATGATGggatatttatcaaatatattattttgtataagtCTAATATTGACAATGACAAATGGCCAAGAAACATATGGTGATTGTGCACCACCATGTAAATGTAAATGGATGGATGGTAAAAGAGGAGCTGATtgttcaaaattaaattatacaaatataccaaattatttatcatcatccgTACAAGTATTTGATCTTGCtgataatcaaataaaacatCTTAAAGAAGGTGCATTTTATCAAGTTGGTCttgttaatttacataaattaatattacgtGATTGTAAAATACAAGACATTGATGATAATGCATTtaaagaattgaaaataatgattgaacttgatttatcaagaaataatataCGAGAATTATATCCAGGCACATTTAATTCAACTGAAAAATTacgttcattattattaaataataattatattaaaacattagaaaataatttattccataatttattacatttacaaacagttgatatatcaaataataatattgatacaattgctgataaaacattttataatttaccaaattttaaagcatttaaaataaatagtaataatttaacaaatttaaaaatatcaacatttcaacatcttgaaaatttatatacactaGATTTAGATGGTAATCCATGGAATTgtaattgtcatttaaaagaTTTTCGTGATTGGGCTATTGCTAGAAAGCTATATACAGCACCAACGACATGTGATGAGCCATCATATTTACATGGTAAATTATGGACTGAAATACCAAGTGATGAATTTGCATGTCATCCACATATCATTAAAGTTGGACcatctaaaaatattgaacTTGTACAAGGTGAACGTATAACACTTTGGTGCAATGGTGATGGTATACCAAAACCACAATTAACATGGTCACatcattcaaaattaataacaaattcaacaactggtttaaattatgaaaaaaaatatattattaatgaaaataatgaatggtcaaatttaacaataatatctgTTGATATGAATATTGATAGAGGtgattatatatgtattgcaACTAATTATGGTGGTactgatgaagaaaaaattaatttatcaattattggaAGTCCAAATGGAAATAGAAATACATTATTAAGTTATTTACCATGGTACCTTGGTTGTggtgttatatttttagtatttgttttatttttattggctTTTGTTGCTTggaattgtcaaaaaaaacgtgttagacaagatgaaaaaagtattgaaGTAACATCACTTGAAAATCATGGAATGGGTGAAcaagaaaaatcattaataactGCTGTTAATCCAGTTGTTAAACCACCAAGAAGATATGATGCACCATCATCTGTAACATCACATGGCACCGATATGACTGAGGTTAATCGTACACTTCTTGACAACGATTCTGTCTTTG CTGATGGTGTGGGAAGCGTTATTGGTATTGTTGGTGGTATCAGCGAGGACGAGGGTGAACATGCATGTACACCAGAAGCCGAGACGATTAGTTTAGCACATGGTACAAATTATCGTCATTATCCACCAGATTTATTGGCATTTTCGGGTGGACGTGGAGCATCACCATCAAGTCAATCATCAATGATACCAGAACAACAAATGAATATTGGTAGTGGTACACCAACAagattaataaatcatcatattGATTTTGGTTCACCTGTATCAGGAAAATATCCAGCATCATTTAAAACATTACCACATAATAAAAgttcaaatttatcatataatacACCTGGTTCATCAATATTACCACGTCAAGGATACGTCACAATACCACGTAGACCAAGAGCACCAAGTTGGAGTAGTGGACCACCAACAATTGGTTCaccaattgatattattgaaccAGTATATGATAATCTTGGTTTACGTACAACAGCTGATGGTAGTTCAGTgctatcattaaataaaagtcCTGAACCAACTTATTCAATGAGAATGCGTCCATTACCAgtaacaccaacaacaacagcaacaccaacaacaacaaattataatacaatacAACGTAGTACaccaaatattatttgtgataataatattgatagatCAGCACCAGAAGGAGCTCCAGAATGGTCAACAAAACAAGAAGATTTAGATATTCAAACAGTATCAGACACAACTAGTACACTTGGTAGAAAAGTACCACCTCGACCACCACcaaaacctaaaaaaaaaaataataaaaaagtaaataatggTCCACTTTATGAAGATGAGGGTGAAGATGGTactgaagtttaa
- the LOC122855562 gene encoding LARGE xylosyl- and glucuronyltransferase 1-like translates to MNEHYAHWNGMSFTTKFNRLVWRITMSRLWMKYLLIISLLLCGFYLYKIINAREAELKLSKETLSIPNVFVDGIHQAKDQLVNSQYNKKCDVVHIAMVCAGYNSTQSLVTVVKSIIFYRSKPIHFHLLVDEISLRTLKTLFNTWNLPEVKVSLHSAEIWIPKVSWIPNKHYSGVYGLLKLIFPDLLSQDKVLALDTDITVLADISLLWDEFDNFKNNNMLGLVENQSNWYIKKLSYGQSIWPAIGRGFNTGVMLMNLKKLREFNFNKIWTRITKQVLMEVHETVLADQDIMNSVIKKYSDIVVTLDCVWNVQLSDHTQSETCYKNSKQIKILHWNSPRKQEVQNKHAIDFNRMHKVFLEMDGNLLRRQLFQCSEIKVDNNTNKFDDCTKFTMGSSIVYRTHLYFFEYQYNLYTKSDVALVTQCSADRITLLDEFCQRWPGTISITLYLTDAEVQYFIDYIRSSDNLRKRKNIAYHIVYKDGEFYPINYLRNIGTSELSTSFIFQVDVDFLLQHNLYENLISYIIKLNLSETNNTALIVPAFETQRYRFTFPSNKEELLKYLNYGVIYTFRYHVWTRGHAATNYSNWKTAVVPYEVTWEPDFEPYVVVSKTAPQFDQRFIGFGWNKVSFITHLTALGYKYIVLPDAFIIHRPHAPSLDIAKFRTNTIYRRCLKKLKDKFVDELINKFGKNALLKLQSISKD, encoded by the exons atgaatGAACATT atgCTCACTGGAATGGTATGTCATTTACTACCAAATTCAATAGACTTGTATGGCGTATTACAATGTCTCGATTAtggatgaaatatttattaataatttcactattattatgtggtttttatttatataaaattataaatg caAGAGAGgctgaattaaaattatccaaAGAAACATTAAGTATACCAAATGTATTTGTTGATGGTATACATCAAGCCAAAGATCAACTTGTCAATAGTCAATATAAT aaaaaatgtgATGTCGTTCATATTGCCATGGTATGTGCTGGTTACAATTCAACACAATCATTGGTGACAGttgttaaatcaataatattttatagatcAAAACCAATTCATTTTCATCTACTTGTCGATGAAATATCACTGAGaacattaaaaacattattcaatACCTGGAATTTACCAGAAG ttAAAGTATCACTACATTCAGCTGAGATATGGATACCAAAAGTATCATGGATACCAAACAAGCATTATTCTGGTGTTTatggattattaaaattaatatttccgGATCTATTGAGCCAGGATAAAGTATTGGCACTTGACACAGACATAACTGTTCTCGCTGATATATCATTACTCTGGgatgaatttgataattttaaaaataataatatgcttGGACTGGTAGAAAATCAAAGCAattggtatattaaaaaattatcatatggACAATCAATTTGGCCAGCAATTGGACGTGGTTTTAACACTGGTGTTATGTTGATGAATCTCAAAAAATTGcgagaatttaattttaataaaatttggacTCGAATAACAAAACAAGTATTAATGGAAGTTCATGAAACAGTATTAGCTGATCAAGATATTATGAAttcagttattaaaaaatatagtgataTTGTTGTTACTTTGGATTGTGTTTGGAATGTACAATTGAGTGATCATACACAAAGTGAAACTTGctacaaaaattcaaaacaaattaaa atactaCATTGGAATTCACCTCGTAAACAGGAAGTACAAAATAAGCAtgcaattgattttaatagaATGCACAAAGTTTTTCTTGAAATGGATGGTAACTTGTTACGAcgacaattatttcaatgttcTGAAATTAAAGTTGACAACAAT acaaataaatttgatgattgtacaaaatttacaatgggCTCATCGATTGTTTATCGaactcatttatatttttttgaatatcaatACAATCTTTATACAAAATCTGATGTTGCCTTGGTAACTCAATGCAGTGCTGATAGAATCACTTTGTTGGATGAATTTTGTCAAAGATGGCCAGGCACAATAAGCATCACTTTGTATTTAACTGATGCTGAagtacaatattttattgactaCATACGTTCATCAGATAATTTACGTAAACGTAAAAATATTGCATatcatattgtttataaagatggg gaattttatccaattaattatttgagaaataTTGGTACATCTGAATTATCAACgtcatttatatttcaagttgatgttgattttttacttcaacataatctttatgaaaatttaatatcatatattattaaattgaatttatcggaaacaaataatacagcATTGATTGTTCCTGCATTTGAAACACAACGTtacag aTTCACTTTTCCAAGTAACAAAGAAGAATTActcaagtatttaaattacGGTGTAATTTATACATTTCGTTATCATGTTTGGACAAGAGGTCATGCTGCAACGAATTACAGCAATTGGAAGACGGCAGTTGTGCCTTATGAAGTCACTTGGGAGCCTGATTTTGAGCCTTACGTTGTTGTATCTAAAACGGCACCACAATTTGATCAAAGATTTATTGGCTTTGGATGGAACAAAGTTTCATTTATAACTCACTTGACTGCTCTTGGATATaa gTATATTGTCTTGCCAGatgcttttattattcatcGACCTCATGCTCCTAGTTTAGACATTGCTAAATTTCGaacaaatacaatttatcgaag atgCCTCAAAAAGTTGAAGGATAAATTTGTCGatgagttgataaataaatttggtaaaaatGCATTATTAAAACTTCAGAGTATTTCTAAAGACTAA
- the LOC122855563 gene encoding mRNA-capping enzyme-like, whose amino-acid sequence MSNRNSGKGPIPERWLNCPRRAEYLIHDKFLAFKTPLSQDFDDEVSEACRFSVDFLFNSAKENKWKLGLWIDLTNTSRFYDKKDVESYGCKYLKLPCRGHGETPDVQTTRAFIEECKQFISQHPLEIIGVHCTHGFNRTGFLIISYLVENGDNSLDAAMAKFSVARPLGIYKNDYIEELYKRYEEGKTPPPPPPRPDWCFEYDNNDDDDDNGFNSGGNNSPPAKRRKTEFKHKNPVFMRGVTGVSSVTDRLNLSHVQKRVQDICKWTKSGFPGSQPVSMGRDNIKLLQDIPYRVSWKADGTRYMLLIQANGESFFIDRDNSVFKIDVIKFPHYKETHRLLYDTLLDGEMVIDHVGGKEYPRYLAYDIIMYDNIDVSKLGFYPDRYNIIKYKVMAGRHRAISERKLIREKEPFSIRLKEFWPVMQADRLLSDKFSQQLGHEPDGLIFQPSKEPYCPGPSSEVLKWKPPSLNSVDFKLKIVRESGLGIVPKKVGQLFVGSLSTPFTQIKINKTVKELDNKIIECKYENGQWVFMRERTDKSFPNSYDTAMSVWETIRDPITTEYLLDFIRQQGFVDDSDLMPLPAKLQSNSSSSKYVHHNQRR is encoded by the exons atgtCAAATCGTAATTCAGGAAAAGGTCCAATACCAGAACGTTGGTTAAATTGTCCAAGAAGAGCAGAATATCTtattcatgataaatttttagccTTCAAAACACCATTATCACaagattttgatgatgaagtaTCTGAAGCATGTCGTTTtagtgttgattttttatttaacagtgcaaaagaaaataaatggaaaCTTGGTTTATGGATTGACTTGACAAATACATCACGTTTTTATGACAAAAAAGATGTTGAATCATATGGCTGTAAGTACCTGAAATTACCATGTCGTGGACATGGTGAAACACCAGATGTACAAACAACACGTGCATTTATAGAAGAatgtaaacaatttatatcacAACATCCATTAGAAATAATTGGTGTACATTGTACACATGGTTTTAATAGAactggttttttaataataagttaTTTGGTTGAAAATGGAGATAATAGTCTTGATGCTGCAATGGCAAAATTTTCAGTAGCAAGACCACtaggtatttataaaaacgatTATATTGAAGAATTATATAAACGTTATGAAGAAGGTAAaacaccaccacctccaccaccaaGACCAGATTGGTGTTttgaatatgataataatgacgatgatgatgataatggatTTAATTCTGGTGGTAATAATTCCCCACCAGCAAAACGTCGTAAAACtgaatttaaacataaaaatccAGTATTTATGAGGGGTGTTACTGGTGTATCATCAGTAACAGatagattaaatttatcaCATGTACAAAAAAGAGTACAAGATATATGTAAATGGACAAAATCTGGATTTCCAGGCTCACAACCAGTATCAATGGGAcgtgataatataaaattactacaGGATATACCTTACAGAGTATCATGGAAAGCTGATGGAacaag atatATGCTGTTGATACAAGCAAATggtgaatcattttttattgatcgTGACAATagtgtttttaaaatagatgttattaaatttccaCATTACAAAGAAACACATAGGTTACTTTATGATACACTTCTTGATGgg GAAATGGTAATTGATCATGTTGGTGGTAAAGAATATCCTCGTTATCTTGCTTATGATATAATTATGTATGACAATATAGATGTTTCAAAATTAGGCTTTTATCCTGATcgttataatataataaaatataaagttatGGCTGGTCGTCATAGAGCAATAAGTGAACGTAAATTAATAAGAGAAAAAGAACCATTTTCAATACGTTTAAAAGAATTTTGGCCAGTTATGCAAGCTGATCGTTTATtaagtgataaattttcacaaCAATTAGGACATGAACCAGATGGTCTTATATTTCAACCATCAAAAGAACCATATTGTCCAGGACCATCAAGTGAAGTATTAAAATGGAAACCACCATCATTAAATTCAGTTgattttaaacttaaaattgTTAGGGAAAGTGGTCTCGGTATTGTTCCTAAAAAAGTTGGACAATTATTTGTTGGTTCGCTATCAACACCATttacacaaattaaaattaataaaacagttaaagaacttgataataaaattattgaatgtaaatatgaaaatggaCAATGGGTATTTATGCGTGAAAGAACTGATAAATCATTTCCAAATTCATATGATACAGCAATGTCTGTTTGGGAAACTATTAGAGATCCAATTACAACTGaatatttacttgattttataCGTCAACAAGGATTTGTAGATGATTCTGATCTTATGCCACTACCAGCTAAATTACAATCAAAtagttcatcatcaaaatatgtTCATCATAATCAAAGACGATAg
- the LOC122855565 gene encoding hrp65 protein-like — translation MYSTSSPNYADKTKDHNWIRIDNIGKNTNFVDIYALLRPIGDISNHYKDIVNNCIFVRMENFDKSKKFNGTILVDTTIKITAVPHITTIKVRNVPQNITDNDLKKAFSYFGYVEKAYVHLDYDGVPRGKGTVVFKDLESVAVSVAACTEYDFFLHESCIVPLKVTRVKKNETEVQINDDINNDFVINPFFARRNGARDFDGLDDVDENNKEALEQLKKQSQIKVKEEVESLVKKTWRSLHPPAV, via the exons ATGTACTCTACTAGCTCTCCTAACTACGCTGATAAAACAAAAGATCATAATTGGATCAGAATTGAcaatattggaaaaaatacCAATTTTGTCGATATTTATGCTTTACTCAGACCGATTGGTGATATTTCTAACCATTACAAGGATATTGTAAATAACTGTATATTTGTTCGTATG gaaaattttgataaaagcaaaaaattcaatggaaCTATACTTGTAGAtactacaataaaaattacagcAGTGCCACACATAACAACTATTAAAGTCCGTAATGTGCCACAAAATATCACtgacaatgatttaaaaaaagctttcTCATACTTCGGATATGTTGAAAAAGCCTATGTTCATCTTGATTATGACGGTGTTCCCAGAGGAAAAGGCACCGTTGTCTTCAAAGATTTGGAATCAGTCGCAGTTTCTGTAGCAGCTTGTACTGAATACGATTTTTTCTTGCACGA atcATGTATTGTACCACTAAAAGTCACACgtgtcaaaaaaaatgaaacagaggtccaaataaatgatgatattaataatgactTCGTTATTAATCCATTTTTTGCCAGACGAAATGGTGCACGTGATTTTGATGgtcttgatgatgttgatgaaaacAACAAAGAAGCTCTTGAACAACTAAAAAAACAGTCTCAAATCAAAGTTAAAGAAGAAGTTGAGTCCTTGGTGAAAAAAACCTGGCGGAGTCTACATCCACCTGCAGTCTAA